The following proteins are encoded in a genomic region of Rhizobium sp. CCGE531:
- the sufB gene encoding Fe-S cluster assembly protein SufB: MPAVQETVDQVRLIDVDQYKYGFETIIEMDKAPKGLSEDIVRFISAKKQEPEWMLEWRLEAYRRWLTLEEPTWARVDYPKIDFNDIYYYAAPKKFAGPKSLDEVDPELLKTYEKLGIPLREQEILAGVEKPRIAVDAVFDSVSVVTTFKEELKKAGVIFMSISEAIREHPDLVRKYLGSVVPTTDNFYATLNSAVFTDGSFVFVPKGVRCPMELSTYFRINEKNTGQFERTLIIAEEGAYVSYLEGCTAPQRDENQLHAAVVELVALDDAEIKYSTVQNWYPGDKHGKGGIYNFVTKRGDCRGHRSKISWTQVETGSAITWKYPSCILRGDDSRGEFYSIAVSNGHQQVDSGTKMIHLGKNTSSRIVSKGIAAGVSQNTYRGQVSAHRKASNARNFTQCDSLLIGDKCGAHTVPYIEAKNSTAQFEHEATTSKISEDQLFYCLQRGIPTEAAIALIVNGFVKEVLQELPMEFAVEAQKLIGISLEGSVG, from the coding sequence ATGCCTGCAGTCCAGGAAACGGTCGATCAGGTTCGCCTGATTGACGTGGACCAGTACAAGTATGGTTTCGAGACCATCATCGAAATGGACAAGGCTCCAAAGGGTCTGTCCGAAGATATTGTCCGCTTTATTTCCGCCAAGAAGCAAGAGCCGGAATGGATGTTGGAATGGCGTCTGGAGGCTTACCGCCGCTGGCTGACGCTGGAAGAGCCCACATGGGCGCGCGTCGACTATCCGAAGATCGACTTCAACGACATCTATTATTATGCCGCGCCGAAGAAATTCGCCGGCCCGAAGTCGCTCGATGAAGTGGACCCGGAACTTCTGAAGACCTACGAGAAGCTCGGTATTCCGCTACGCGAGCAGGAAATTCTCGCCGGCGTCGAGAAGCCGAGGATCGCTGTTGATGCGGTGTTCGATTCCGTTTCGGTCGTCACCACCTTCAAGGAAGAACTGAAAAAGGCCGGCGTGATCTTCATGTCGATCTCGGAAGCCATCCGCGAGCATCCCGATCTGGTGCGCAAGTATCTCGGCTCCGTGGTGCCGACGACGGACAATTTCTATGCGACGCTGAATTCGGCCGTCTTCACCGACGGTTCGTTCGTTTTCGTGCCGAAGGGCGTTCGTTGCCCGATGGAACTGTCGACCTACTTCCGTATCAACGAGAAGAATACAGGCCAGTTCGAGCGCACGCTGATCATTGCCGAAGAGGGAGCCTATGTCTCCTATCTCGAAGGCTGCACCGCGCCGCAGCGCGACGAAAACCAGCTGCACGCCGCTGTCGTCGAGCTGGTTGCGCTCGATGACGCCGAGATCAAGTATTCGACGGTCCAGAACTGGTATCCGGGCGACAAGCACGGCAAGGGCGGCATCTACAACTTCGTCACCAAGCGTGGCGATTGCCGCGGCCATCGCTCCAAGATCTCCTGGACGCAGGTCGAGACCGGTTCGGCGATCACCTGGAAATATCCGTCCTGCATCCTGCGTGGCGACGACAGCCGTGGCGAGTTCTACTCGATCGCGGTTTCGAACGGTCATCAGCAGGTCGACAGCGGCACCAAGATGATCCATCTCGGCAAGAACACGTCGAGCCGTATCGTGTCGAAGGGCATCGCCGCCGGCGTCTCGCAGAACACTTATCGCGGCCAGGTCTCGGCTCACCGCAAGGCATCGAACGCACGCAACTTCACGCAGTGCGATTCGCTGCTCATCGGCGACAAGTGCGGCGCGCATACAGTGCCCTACATCGAAGCTAAGAACTCGACGGCTCAGTTCGAACATGAAGCCACGACGTCGAAGATCTCTGAGGACCAGCTGTTCTACTGCCTGCAGCGCGGCATCCCGACCGAAGCGGCGATCGCGCTGATCGTCAACGGCTTCGTCAAGGAAGTCCTGCAGGAGCTGCCGATGGAATTCGCCGTCGAAGCGCAGAAGCTGATCGGCATCTCGCTTGAGGGCAGCGTGGGGTGA
- a CDS encoding GNAT family N-acetyltransferase produces the protein MSDTIILETPRLVLTMWDKGDAEVIRQLHSAIETTRYLSGAAPWTLEKAEERLKSWFDEQARDGVTKYKMLRRDDGRFIGRAGFSRFHQESGRGEFELGYSIQKDAWGNGYATEIAGALAQWFFSRDLARHFIAFTHPQNTASQRVLRKIGMQDHPSMTIDGISCPTFRMAR, from the coding sequence ATGAGTGACACCATCATACTCGAAACCCCGCGCCTCGTTCTGACGATGTGGGACAAGGGTGATGCCGAAGTGATTCGGCAATTGCATTCGGCGATCGAAACGACGCGCTATCTCTCGGGCGCCGCCCCATGGACGCTGGAGAAGGCCGAGGAGCGGCTGAAAAGCTGGTTCGATGAACAGGCGCGCGATGGCGTGACCAAATACAAGATGTTAAGGCGCGACGACGGCCGCTTTATCGGCCGCGCCGGCTTCTCGCGCTTTCATCAGGAAAGCGGTCGGGGCGAATTCGAGCTCGGCTATTCCATTCAGAAGGATGCTTGGGGCAATGGCTATGCGACCGAGATTGCCGGCGCGCTGGCGCAATGGTTCTTCTCGCGCGACCTTGCCAGACATTTCATCGCCTTCACCCATCCGCAAAACACAGCATCGCAACGGGTTTTGCGGAAGATCGGCATGCAGGATCACCCGTCGATGACGATCGACGGGATCTCGTGTCCGACTTTCAGAATGGCCCGGTAA
- the tyrS gene encoding tyrosine--tRNA ligase, translating into MAEFKSDFLRTLHERGFIHQISDEAGLDDLFAKETVTAYIGFDPTASSLHAGSLIQIMMLHWMQATGHRPLSLMGGGTGMVGDPSFKDEARQLMTIDTIESNIASIKRCFSNYLTYGDGPKEALMVNNAEWLRSLNYLEFLRDVGRHFSVNRMLSFDSVKTRLDREQSLSFLEFNYMILQAYDFVELAKRYDCRLQMGGSDQWGNIVNGIDLGHRMGTKQLFALTSPLLTTASGAKMGKSATGAVWLNADLLSAYDFWQYWRNTEDADVSRFLKLYTTLPMDEIARLSALAGSEINEVKKILATEVTAILHGRAAAEQAAETARKTFEEGGLSENLPTIDVPTSELEAGIGLLSLIVRAGLAASNGEARRHVQGGAVRINDEAVSDERKIIGGGEVTADGIIKLSLGKKKHILIRPAA; encoded by the coding sequence ATGGCTGAGTTCAAATCCGATTTCCTGCGCACCCTGCACGAGCGCGGCTTCATTCATCAGATTTCCGATGAAGCCGGCCTCGACGACCTTTTCGCCAAGGAAACGGTAACGGCCTATATCGGCTTCGATCCGACGGCGTCGAGCCTGCATGCGGGTTCGCTGATCCAGATCATGATGCTGCACTGGATGCAGGCGACCGGCCATCGGCCCCTCTCGCTGATGGGTGGCGGCACGGGCATGGTCGGCGACCCCTCGTTCAAGGACGAGGCCCGCCAGCTGATGACCATCGATACGATCGAAAGCAACATCGCGTCGATCAAGCGCTGCTTCTCGAACTACCTCACCTATGGCGATGGCCCGAAGGAGGCGTTGATGGTCAACAACGCCGAATGGCTGCGCTCGCTCAACTACCTGGAATTCCTGCGCGACGTCGGCCGTCACTTCTCGGTCAACCGCATGCTGTCTTTCGACAGTGTCAAGACGCGCCTCGACCGCGAACAATCGCTGTCGTTCCTCGAATTCAACTACATGATCCTGCAGGCCTACGATTTCGTCGAGCTGGCCAAGCGCTATGATTGCCGCCTGCAGATGGGCGGTTCGGATCAGTGGGGCAATATCGTCAACGGCATCGACCTTGGTCACCGCATGGGGACGAAACAGCTCTTTGCTTTGACCTCGCCGCTGCTGACGACGGCATCCGGCGCCAAGATGGGCAAGTCCGCCACCGGTGCGGTCTGGCTGAATGCCGACCTGCTCTCGGCCTACGATTTCTGGCAGTACTGGCGCAATACCGAGGATGCGGACGTTTCCCGCTTCCTGAAGCTGTACACCACGCTGCCGATGGACGAGATTGCCCGTCTCTCCGCGCTTGCCGGCTCCGAGATCAACGAGGTCAAGAAGATCCTCGCGACCGAAGTGACCGCGATCCTGCATGGCCGCGCGGCAGCCGAGCAGGCAGCAGAAACGGCCCGCAAGACCTTCGAGGAAGGCGGCCTGTCCGAAAACCTGCCGACGATCGATGTTCCGACTTCCGAGCTTGAAGCCGGCATCGGGCTTCTCTCGCTGATCGTGCGTGCCGGCCTTGCCGCTTCCAACGGCGAGGCTCGCCGCCACGTTCAGGGCGGCGCGGTTCGTATCAACGATGAAGCCGTCAGCGACGAACGCAAGATCATCGGCGGCGGCGAAGTGACTGCGGATGGCATCATCAAGCTGTCGCTCGGCAAGAAGAAGCACATCCTGATCCGTCCGGCCGCCTGA
- a CDS encoding alpha/beta hydrolase gives MPEVIFNGPAGRLEGRYQPSKEKSAPIAIILHPHPQFGGTMNNQVVYQLFYMFQKRGFTTLRFNFRGIGRSQGEFDHGAGELSDAASALDWVQSLHPDSKSCWVAGYSFGAWIGMQLLMRRPEIEGFMSIAPQPNIYDFSFLAPCPSSGLIINGDADKVAPEKDVNGLVEKLKTQKGILITHKVVPGANHFFNGQVETLLGECEDYLDRRLNGELVPEPAAKRIR, from the coding sequence ATGCCCGAAGTAATTTTCAACGGCCCCGCAGGCCGCCTTGAAGGCCGCTATCAGCCCTCCAAGGAAAAAAGCGCCCCGATCGCTATTATTCTTCATCCACACCCGCAGTTTGGCGGCACGATGAACAATCAGGTGGTCTACCAGCTCTTCTATATGTTCCAGAAGCGCGGCTTCACCACACTCCGCTTCAATTTCCGCGGCATCGGCCGCAGCCAGGGCGAATTTGATCACGGCGCCGGCGAGCTTTCCGATGCGGCCTCGGCGCTCGACTGGGTGCAGAGCCTTCATCCGGACTCCAAGAGCTGCTGGGTTGCCGGCTATTCCTTCGGCGCCTGGATCGGCATGCAGCTGCTGATGCGCCGCCCTGAGATCGAAGGTTTCATGTCGATCGCGCCGCAGCCGAATATCTACGACTTCTCCTTCCTCGCGCCCTGCCCGTCATCCGGCCTGATCATCAACGGCGACGCGGATAAGGTCGCCCCGGAAAAGGACGTCAACGGTCTCGTCGAGAAGCTGAAGACGCAGAAGGGCATCCTGATCACGCACAAGGTCGTGCCGGGCGCCAATCACTTTTTCAACGGCCAGGTCGAGACGCTGCTCGGCGAATGCGAGGACTATCTCGATCGCCGCCTCAACGGCGAACTGGTGCCGGAACCGGCCGCCAAGCGTATTCGCTAA
- a CDS encoding caspase domain-containing protein, whose product MSPLLSMMGLSSQKTISAFFAMMLVLAGIAAASPAEAQGSPEKRIAFVVGNAAYKAGALPTPANDAGLIAQTLQAAGFDVIGARDLDQNGLRDAMRDFLTKANASGPDTVVFVYLAGYGVQYQGDNYFVPVDAQIANATDVPVEALRMTDFTKSLAAINNRGSIVVLDSARANPFVQSSQPLAGGLALVEPDANQLIAFNAAPGTVAPQEAGPYGSYAHALAEMIRVGGLPLGDVFDRTRLRVSDLTKGAQISWDASKFKNAFTFFDRGPDAPTAQVSAYDNAAIRTKAIRDFDERGAYFAALDRDTLQGYEDFLAAYPNDSMARRVRAIVAARREAITWRETWVAGTPEAYWSYLRRYPRGPHVWDARRRLEHFEAALEPPPSFTVIEYDVPPPPPPEVVYVDRPTLYFDDADFGYAPPPPVVFLAPPPEDFVVLAPPEPSVDVYVLPAPVFVPVPQWVEPPRDIAPPENNIIFNNIHNTVVNNATVINNNTVVNENGAAPAAPGLTTGQKLAGAAVIAGAGAAALHVALPPSVQKKAAVLQKQNPAAAAKAAPGTAPAVAPSAQPQAGNAAAHPLPAGGKLPGNPGTAQTKQGQPLQAAPNAIHNPAAATQPAQQGTNANAHALPGANGQPLPAKGKLPANAGAAQTKQAQQPQTAPNANAHALPGAKGQPLPAVGNAPAVKGQNQIAKTPAPQAAPSGKPNPVATAPKPSTHAPAAPAVAARTPVKPVKPVKPVKPKAVPSNQPRVNSQPHVAAAPPRQANPAAAQPRPVPHVVAQARAPAPKPQAQPRPQPQPKVVQQQVKRPPPPPPQKPPEKKKCGAPGLPACH is encoded by the coding sequence ATGTCACCTCTGCTCTCGATGATGGGATTGTCATCCCAAAAGACGATCTCGGCATTCTTTGCCATGATGTTGGTTTTGGCCGGCATTGCTGCTGCGAGCCCAGCCGAAGCGCAAGGTTCCCCCGAAAAGAGAATAGCCTTCGTGGTGGGCAATGCCGCCTACAAGGCGGGTGCCTTGCCGACGCCGGCCAATGATGCCGGCTTGATCGCGCAGACGCTGCAGGCGGCCGGTTTCGATGTGATCGGCGCGCGTGACCTCGACCAGAACGGGTTGCGCGATGCGATGAGGGATTTTCTGACCAAAGCGAATGCGTCAGGGCCCGATACCGTCGTCTTCGTCTATCTGGCCGGTTATGGCGTGCAATATCAGGGCGACAATTATTTCGTGCCCGTCGACGCTCAAATCGCCAATGCGACGGATGTTCCGGTCGAGGCGCTGCGGATGACCGATTTCACCAAATCGCTGGCGGCCATCAACAATCGCGGCAGCATCGTCGTGCTCGACTCGGCGAGGGCTAATCCGTTCGTGCAATCCAGTCAGCCGCTGGCCGGCGGCTTGGCGCTGGTCGAGCCCGACGCCAATCAGCTGATCGCCTTCAATGCGGCACCCGGTACGGTGGCGCCGCAGGAGGCCGGACCTTACGGTTCCTACGCGCATGCGCTGGCGGAAATGATCCGCGTCGGCGGCCTGCCGCTCGGCGATGTCTTCGACCGCACGCGCCTGCGGGTCAGCGATCTGACGAAGGGCGCGCAGATCTCCTGGGATGCCTCTAAATTCAAGAACGCCTTCACCTTCTTCGATCGCGGCCCCGATGCGCCTACTGCCCAGGTTTCCGCTTATGACAATGCGGCGATCCGCACGAAGGCGATCCGCGATTTCGACGAGAGGGGTGCCTATTTCGCCGCTCTCGATCGCGACACATTGCAGGGTTACGAGGATTTTCTCGCGGCCTATCCGAACGACTCCATGGCAAGACGTGTGCGCGCCATCGTCGCCGCCCGCCGCGAGGCGATAACCTGGCGCGAGACCTGGGTTGCCGGTACGCCGGAGGCCTATTGGTCCTATCTGAGGCGGTATCCGCGCGGTCCGCATGTCTGGGATGCCCGCCGTCGTCTCGAGCATTTCGAGGCAGCCCTCGAGCCGCCGCCATCCTTCACCGTTATCGAATATGACGTGCCGCCGCCACCACCGCCGGAAGTGGTCTATGTCGACCGGCCCACGCTTTATTTCGATGATGCCGACTTCGGCTATGCACCGCCGCCACCCGTCGTCTTCCTGGCGCCGCCGCCAGAAGATTTCGTCGTGCTTGCGCCGCCGGAGCCCTCGGTCGATGTTTATGTGCTGCCGGCGCCGGTCTTCGTTCCGGTCCCGCAATGGGTCGAGCCACCGCGCGATATCGCGCCGCCCGAAAACAACATCATCTTCAATAACATCCACAATACGGTCGTGAACAACGCGACGGTCATCAACAACAACACTGTTGTCAATGAGAATGGTGCCGCGCCTGCCGCACCCGGGCTGACGACGGGCCAGAAGCTCGCCGGCGCAGCCGTTATTGCCGGCGCGGGTGCCGCGGCGTTGCATGTTGCCCTGCCGCCCTCGGTGCAAAAGAAAGCTGCGGTTCTGCAAAAGCAGAATCCGGCCGCAGCGGCCAAGGCGGCGCCTGGAACGGCTCCGGCGGTCGCTCCTTCGGCCCAGCCGCAAGCCGGAAATGCCGCTGCTCACCCGCTGCCGGCTGGCGGCAAGCTGCCGGGCAATCCGGGAACGGCTCAGACGAAGCAGGGGCAACCGCTGCAAGCCGCACCCAATGCGATACATAATCCGGCTGCCGCCACTCAACCTGCGCAGCAAGGCACAAATGCCAACGCGCACGCACTTCCCGGTGCTAACGGTCAACCTTTGCCAGCCAAGGGCAAGCTGCCGGCCAATGCTGGCGCGGCTCAAACGAAACAGGCTCAACAGCCTCAGACTGCGCCGAACGCCAATGCACATGCGCTTCCCGGCGCCAAGGGTCAGCCCCTGCCGGCAGTTGGCAATGCGCCTGCCGTGAAGGGGCAAAACCAGATTGCCAAGACTCCGGCGCCGCAAGCGGCGCCCAGCGGCAAACCGAATCCGGTTGCCACTGCACCGAAGCCCAGTACCCATGCCCCGGCAGCGCCGGCCGTCGCCGCCAGGACGCCGGTGAAGCCGGTGAAGCCGGTGAAGCCGGTGAAGCCGAAGGCGGTTCCCAGCAACCAACCTCGGGTCAATAGTCAGCCTCATGTCGCCGCCGCGCCGCCTCGGCAAGCCAATCCGGCTGCTGCGCAGCCCAGGCCGGTGCCGCATGTCGTGGCACAGGCGAGGGCGCCAGCGCCTAAGCCGCAGGCTCAACCGAGGCCTCAGCCGCAGCCGAAGGTCGTGCAGCAGCAGGTGAAGAGGCCACCACCGCCTCCGCCACAAAAGCCTCCGGAAAAGAAGAAGTGCGGCGCGCCTGGTCTGCCTGCATGTCACTGA
- a CDS encoding cysteine desulfurase family protein — MAATRLYLDWNATAPLHPAARDAMLRAMDIQGNPNSVHGEGRAARAAVEAARRQVASLTGAEPAHVVFTSGATEAANMVLTPEFRMGRTPLAISRLYISAVEHPAVREGGRFAADRISEIPVTPNGTVDLAALEALLAAHDKASGLPMVAIMLANNETGILQPVVEAAKLVQAAGGIFVVDAVQAAGRVPLDINAIGADFLIVSSHKIGGPKGVGALVSRGEVLMPKPLIHGGGQEKGHRSGTENTLAIIGFGAAAAVALDGIEGRNAAIAQLRGRLEEGMRQSASDVIIHGEQGARVPNTSFFTLPGLKSETGQIAFDLEGVAISAGSACSSGKVGESHVLVAMGCDPKLGALRISLGLTTTEADVDRAIAAFARIAARRKLAGAAA, encoded by the coding sequence ATGGCTGCAACACGCCTCTATCTCGACTGGAATGCTACCGCGCCGCTTCATCCGGCGGCGCGCGATGCGATGTTGCGTGCAATGGATATTCAAGGCAACCCCAATTCCGTTCACGGCGAAGGTAGGGCAGCGCGGGCCGCCGTCGAGGCCGCACGCCGGCAAGTTGCAAGCCTGACGGGCGCGGAGCCCGCGCATGTCGTTTTCACCAGCGGCGCCACCGAGGCGGCCAATATGGTGCTGACGCCGGAATTTCGCATGGGGCGGACGCCGCTTGCGATCAGCCGTCTTTATATATCCGCCGTCGAGCATCCGGCCGTGCGCGAAGGCGGACGGTTTGCGGCGGACAGGATCAGCGAAATACCGGTGACGCCGAACGGCACGGTCGATCTTGCCGCGCTCGAGGCATTGCTTGCTGCCCATGACAAGGCAAGCGGTCTGCCGATGGTCGCCATCATGCTCGCCAACAACGAGACCGGAATTCTTCAGCCTGTCGTTGAAGCGGCAAAGCTTGTTCAGGCTGCGGGCGGGATCTTCGTGGTCGATGCGGTGCAGGCGGCCGGTCGGGTGCCGCTCGATATCAATGCGATCGGCGCGGATTTTCTGATCGTGTCCTCGCACAAGATCGGCGGCCCAAAGGGCGTTGGTGCGCTCGTCTCGCGCGGCGAGGTGCTGATGCCGAAGCCGTTGATCCATGGCGGCGGACAGGAAAAGGGCCATCGTTCGGGCACGGAAAACACGCTTGCCATCATCGGCTTCGGCGCGGCCGCGGCCGTTGCGCTCGATGGGATTGAAGGCCGGAATGCCGCAATAGCTCAACTGCGCGGCCGGCTGGAAGAGGGCATGCGGCAGAGCGCGTCCGATGTCATTATTCATGGCGAGCAAGGCGCGCGCGTACCGAATACCAGCTTTTTCACGCTGCCGGGCCTGAAATCCGAAACCGGACAGATCGCCTTCGATCTCGAAGGAGTTGCCATATCCGCCGGTTCCGCCTGCTCGTCCGGCAAGGTCGGCGAGAGCCATGTGCTCGTGGCGATGGGATGCGATCCCAAGCTCGGGGCGCTCCGCATTTCGCTTGGGCTGACGACAACCGAGGCGGATGTCGATCGCGCAATCGCGGCGTTTGCCCGCATCGCGGCAAGGCGCAAGCTGGCGGGTGCGGCGGCCTGA